In Selenomonas sp. TAMA-11512, a genomic segment contains:
- a CDS encoding cupin domain-containing protein, giving the protein MTEVTKDFAARRFKLADVAKSGETATKTVFYTTDSTSGSVWVVKPGQEVAAHEHPAGDDFWVCIQGTGVFYPALGEEVPVEKGDLIITGRSTCHGLRNTGTEDFIFVSVVAPVPAGYKAL; this is encoded by the coding sequence ATGACAGAGGTGACGAAGGATTTTGCCGCGCGGCGCTTTAAGCTGGCGGACGTGGCAAAGTCGGGAGAGACGGCGACAAAGACCGTGTTCTACACGACGGATTCAACGAGCGGCTCCGTCTGGGTCGTAAAGCCCGGGCAGGAGGTAGCGGCGCACGAGCATCCTGCGGGCGATGATTTCTGGGTCTGTATCCAGGGAACGGGCGTGTTTTATCCCGCGCTCGGAGAGGAAGTCCCCGTCGAAAAGGGCGATCTCATCATCACGGGCAGGAGCACGTGCCACGGCCTGCGCAACACGGGGACGGAAGACTTCATCTTCGTCAGCGTCGTCGCGCCCGTGCCGGCAGGATACAAGGCGCTCTGA
- a CDS encoding OsmC family protein: MSKYMVKYLGKGYQMVEVNAQGQVIVCENNAERVLPTDILALALADCAEMVLGMALEKKGLDFSGSYIEVSKEADFEEFRVKEIRLVFHLRQEYDEATRAEIPRILEDMCVVGRSLHPTVRKNYTFCFDVA; encoded by the coding sequence ATGAGCAAGTATATGGTGAAGTATCTGGGAAAGGGCTATCAGATGGTGGAGGTGAACGCACAGGGCCAGGTGATTGTGTGCGAAAACAATGCGGAGCGCGTGCTGCCGACGGATATACTTGCACTTGCCTTGGCTGACTGTGCGGAGATGGTTCTCGGAATGGCTTTGGAGAAGAAGGGGCTGGATTTTTCGGGCTCGTATATCGAGGTCTCCAAGGAGGCGGATTTTGAGGAGTTTCGGGTAAAGGAGATACGGCTTGTATTTCATCTCCGTCAGGAGTACGATGAGGCGACCCGCGCGGAAATTCCGCGTATTTTAGAGGATATGTGCGTCGTGGGGCGCAGCCTGCACCCGACTGTGAGGAAAAACTATACGTTCTGCTTTGATGTAGCGTGA
- a CDS encoding MerR family transcriptional regulator: MLIGEMAREANLPESTLRYYEKRGLLRVRRTSGGIRDYERSDVEWIKFIRRLKETGMHLDDIKHYAELRYMGESTMEERLGILEVHREYVLSEQQKWQEYMKNLDDKIAFYKESLKRDEG; encoded by the coding sequence ATGCTGATCGGGGAAATGGCAAGAGAGGCGAATCTGCCGGAGAGCACGCTCCGCTACTATGAAAAGCGAGGCCTGCTTCGTGTGCGGCGGACTTCCGGCGGCATTCGAGACTATGAGAGAAGCGATGTGGAGTGGATAAAGTTTATACGCCGCTTAAAGGAAACAGGTATGCACCTGGATGATATCAAACACTATGCGGAGCTGCGCTATATGGGGGAAAGTACGATGGAAGAGCGGCTTGGCATATTGGAAGTACACAGAGAATATGTGCTTTCTGAACAGCAAAAGTGGCAGGAATATATGAAAAACCTGGATGATAAGATCGCTTTTTACAAGGAGTCGCTGAAACGCGATGAAGGATAA
- a CDS encoding carboxymuconolactone decarboxylase family protein, translated as MQTSRFSLGDENLKMIDGAGGEAVIRSLQDIAPDVGKYIIEFAFGDIYSREGLSLEEREMITITSLLTTGGCEPQLEVHINGALNVGITPQKIVETFTHCVPYVGFPKVLNALFVAKKVFAERNISITS; from the coding sequence ATGCAAACATCGCGCTTTTCCCTAGGAGATGAAAACCTAAAGATGATTGACGGAGCCGGCGGAGAGGCCGTCATCCGCTCTTTACAGGACATCGCACCGGACGTCGGCAAGTACATCATCGAATTCGCCTTTGGGGATATCTACTCCAGAGAGGGTCTGTCCCTGGAGGAGAGAGAAATGATCACGATTACCAGCTTACTGACGACAGGCGGCTGTGAACCGCAGCTTGAAGTGCACATTAACGGCGCTTTGAATGTGGGCATCACGCCGCAAAAAATTGTCGAGACGTTTACCCACTGCGTTCCCTATGTAGGATTTCCCAAGGTGTTGAACGCTCTCTTCGTCGCGAAAAAAGTCTTTGCCGAAAGAAATATCTCGATCACGTCCTGA